The following nucleotide sequence is from Vibrio rumoiensis.
GTCATGTTTCATCTACCTCTAAATACAATTTTCCTTGACGTTTTTTGAGCAAAGGGCGTTTTTGTGCCCGGCTCAACATCCCACAGAGGATGTGTTTGTTGATGCCGATGTTTTCCCCGGCAATCATGTCGAACGCTTTATCGCTGGTTACTAAGCAGCCGTCTTCTTCCAAGACAGGTGTAACTAGCCACCTGCCCGAACGTTTCTGGATCATGTCCTTGAGGATCAAAATCGCTTTCTCAGGGGTAACACCAGGCGGCAAAAAGTCTTCATCTTTGATGTCTTTCGGGTTTGTTTTAGCCTTTGGTGGTTCAAACTCCCTCACCTCTTGCTCTTCCCTTTCTCGGACCTCGATGTGACCAAGTTCCTTTTCACGCTCAACTTTGGTAACTACAACAGCTTCGGGTTGAGCCTCTCTCTTGGGGAGGCGAGCCACGTTCTGTTTTTCTTCAATCGGCTTGCTTTCATGCCCCGCAACCACAGAGGAGGTGTCACCTTTTTTCTCCTTTTGAGGTTTCTGAGCAGCTTTTCCTTTCGTGTCTTTTGCCGGTGCAGCTTGACCTGATCCAGCATCAGACTTCTGTTGTTGGTTTTTTTTCTGCATCGGTTGGCTTTGTTGCTTCGGAGCAGACTTGCTCTTTCTGACATCAGAATCAGGAGGAGACACAAGCTCAAAGACATCCTGGTATCCACCCATTGACGCTTCTACTTCCTTGATGGCCGCTACGACCGCATCTGAAAGTTGTTGCGCCAGCACAATTGCTTTCACACCGCTGAAATCTCGCACTTTACGACCAGGCATAATAGGGTCTGGAACAATCGCATTGGCATGGGATAGCTTTGAGAGAACTTCTGACGGCGCACCTAATGACCGAGCACCTTCTGGGTATAGGATGACGGCTTGGCCCTTCATCAGACACAGAACCTCTCCCAGCGTCTTTTTCCCTTCCAGAACAGGCATGATCGCCTGCTCAAGCAGAGCAGATGCTTCGCCATAGCCAGCAAGCATCTCAGACAGCAATGTCTTAGAGTCCTTTTCCTGCTGATTAGGTATGTTCGCTTGTGACATTTCTGTTGTGGCAGAAGCCTCTTCTGACTCAACGGCCAACATAGGCAATGGTTCAATAGCCCATGATGGAGGCTCATCTGAACCACTAAACATGGGGAAGTCATCGTCCTGCAGGGAGTTTTGTTCTTCTGGAACGAAGTCAGGCTTGGGCTGTTCGAGCTCTGCCTCGTTGGAGTTTTTAAGGCTCTCTTCGTCAGCAATGCAGGCGTCAGTCGATGCGTTAAATGCGTCAAATGGGAAGTCGATGTCACCCAGTCCACCCCCAACATCCTTGAGGGCTTGCAGAGGGTTATCGTTCGCCAAAGGTGGCGCGTTTTTGGCGATGTCCTGAGGTGACAACTCTTCTTTTGCCTCAGGTTTCTCTGTTTGTTCTTCTGTGTCTTTTTTGGGTTTAGCCTTAACCTGTTTTCCCTTGCTTGGTGTTGTGGCTGATGGTGCTTTAGGCGAGTCCTTTGTTTCAGCCGCGCCTTGGGCCGGTGTGTCTTCGGGTTCTGTTGAAGTGCTTTTCAGCATTTCCATCGCATCACCGAAACCGAGACCGGCTAGAGCTTTCTCTGCTTCCTGCTCTGCGGCCAACATGTCATCGTTCAGAGACACTCCGCCTTCATCTTGATCGTCATCACTCTCATCAGGGTCAACGAACTCAATCTCAGCATCTTCAACGTCTCCAACAACTTCTGCTGCAACGGCTGATGGTGGCTCATTGGTAAACACCAAGTCGTTTGATTCGAGGCGGAGCATCAAAATCTTCAAAGAGCCTGTCGCTTCCTGGAGCATCTCCGGCAGCACTTCCCAATATCGGTAGTACGCTCGCTCACCTTTTTCCTGCACAGTGTTTGGCACAGCAAAACCGCGCTCGATGAGAATGTCGGCCAGCGTATCTGGATCTCTTGGAATGCCGGGGATTTTGTCTTGACTGATCAAATCATAGAGATCTCCAAGCTGTTTCCATGCGATGAAAACACCTTGGTTTAGATGCCAAACTTTCGCGCCAGGCTCATTGACTTTCCATTTCCCAGTTTTCACCAGACGACGGATAGCATCGAACACGTACCGCTCTACTGGCACACCATAAGAGAACTCGTCCACATCAAGACGGCTTTGGCGAAGGTCCCTTGAAACACTCTCTTGGTCAGCACGAAGCATCAGTCTTGTAACAGGCTGATTGACAGTGGTTCCCGAAATAGCTTCAAGCATCGCCTCGATGATGGAAGGACCTGACTTGGAAAGAAACTCCTGCGTCTCAGCCGGAATAATTCGATGCCAAGCCAGTAGCGAGAATTGCTCATGCCTTTTGTGTCTCTTGTCGCGCCACCGAATAAAGTAACGCTCTATTCCGTGACGGTGCGCCCAGTCATGAAGTGACTCTGAATAAGGATTCCATGTGATCGATCCGTCTTTATCTGTAATAGACACATCTGACAACGGTTTGCCCACATCATGCAGGAGCCCGGAGAAGCAACTCGCCAATCGCCAACGAGGTTCATTGTCGCGGCGTTCCCGAGGCGTTCCCTCGATTGAAAAAATAACCGACTCAGAAGCCTGAGTTGCCCAAAAGGCTACTTCAAGCCCATGCCGGAACAACCCACCAGCTCCTCGGTGATGGTGAGATTCGGAAGCTGGCAGCAAGTGAACAAAAGCGGCATACCGTTGGATCACTGGCAAAACAAGCCGGTTGAAGTCGTCCACAGTGAAACCGAGAGAGTTCCGCACTTTCTCAATTAGTTCAGCTTGGGTTGCCAGTATCTTGTCTAGTGGGGCCACTGGCAGGCCCTTGGCAAAAGGTGGGTATCGAGGGATTTCTTCATCTTCCACGTCTTTAAGCGGCAACACTCTGGCGCTTGGCGTGGCCTCGATCACTCCACTTCGCCCACCAAATAACTTGTTCAGGGCTTTCAGCATGTAGGTTGACCATATTCCTATCGTATTTTTCGTCAGTACATGCTCTCAAAACACGTTTAGATCGCACACACGCCTATCTGTCCAATTTGGGCAGTTTGAGAAACCAGCTTTCCATCTCCCCCCTTTTAGAATGGGTTCATCGACAATTTTTGATGAGGAATGACACGATGAGACAACTGATAGCAATTCTGGGAGTAGCAATTTTGGCCGGGTGTGCCTCTAACGCCCCTGAACAAAAACCCCAATCCCAAGTATCCCCTGCGGAGAATGACAAACCGGCCCGAGTTAACCGGGAACTTTCTATCGCATGGGACAATATGGGACGCGGTGGTGCGGCATTGCGCCAACCGGGTTATATCCATGTGCTGGGCGACGGTAATGTCAGCGCGACGATTAACAAGGTGAAAGATGATTCCGCTGATGCAGTTAAAACTCCGGTTGGAATAAAGCAAGAAGGGGATGTAGGCGAAGCCATCAATACCTTCAAGTCCATGAACAAAGGTAAAGGTTACTCGCTGTACGAGTTGTCACGCTGGGAACGCTATTGCGATAGCGGCAAGGGCATGGATGAGCACGATTGGCGCTTTATTGAGGGTGAAGGTGCCACAAACATACCCCAGGACGTTGTGACTGGCTGCATACCGCCTGCTCATAACTATCAAGATTACCTGAATGCCTGGACGCACTTTTGCTCCAGTCAGGCCGTAACAGACGCAGATCGCCGTATTGTGCGCGAATCCGTGCGTCCCTACTCTGTGGTGAATCCATGCAAAGCTCTGAAATAAGAAATCACACAGAGCCTGGCCGAAAGGCTGAGCTTTTCGACGCTTTATCAATCATGCTCCAGGAGGCTGGTTCGAGGGGTAATACCCACGAAGCGGCCTATGTCATTTCTGGAGTCCTCGAAAACCTTTCCAGAGACTATCCCGAGATAAAAGTTCTTGCCCAAAACTGGACTGAGCTGGCGAATCTGGAATCAAAGATGAAGGGAGCTGCTTGATGGACCTTTATATCTGCGAAAAGCCTTCTCAGGCCAAAGACTTGGCAGGAGTAATGAAAGCCTCCCAAAGGGGAGATGGATTTATCCATGATGGAGGAAACAGGGTTATTACCTGGGCCTTCGGCCACCTTCTGGAATTGTATATGCCAGATGACTATGACGAACGATACAAGTCATGGTCACTGGAGACTCTTCCGATTGCTCCTGAATCCTGGCGGTACAACGTTCGCAAGAGTGCGCTAAAGCAGTACAAAATCGTTGAAGGCCTAGTCAAAAAAGCAAGTACCATCTACATCTCTACCGACTTCGACCGAGAAGGTGAAGCTATCGCCCGTTCGCTTTTGGATCGATTCCGCTACTCAGGTCCTATTCGTCGTGTTTGCTTGACTGCACTCGATGAGTCGAGCATTAAGAAAGCGCTAAATAACGTTAAGGACGGCAAAGAAACTGTCTCGCTATACTACGCTGCACTAGCAAGGCAACGCGCAGACTGGCTGGTGGGGATGAACGTAAGCCGACTCTATACAGTATTGGCGCGAGATGTAGGTTTCAATCATACCCTCCACGTAGGTCGGGTCATTACACCTACCGTAGCTCTCGTGTGTCAACGAGATCGAGAGATCGCGGGTTTCACACCATCCCCATACTGGACTCTAGGCGTGAACGTATCCGTGCAGAATGGTCAGTTTGCTGCTCAGTGGATACCGCCAGAGGAGTGTAGTGACGAACAAGGCCGATGTATCAATAAGGCCTATGCCGAGCAGGTATCCTCTCAGGTCAACGGTGCCAATGCAGTTATCAGCAAGGCAGAGACGAAACCAGGAAAAGAGTCTGCTCCCCTTCCCTTCGATCTGACTTCATTACAGCAATACGCAAGTAAACGATGGGGATATACAGCTCAGCAGGTGCTTGATGCAGCCCAAGCTCTGTATGAAACACACAAAGCAACAACCTACCCTCGTACCGACAGTCGCTACCTGCCAGAGAGCCAAAAGGAAGACATTCCTGACATCCTACAGGCGCTTATTTTGTCCGATCAGAACGTCTCAGGGCTGGTAGCTGGCGCAGACCCTCACCGCAAGGCCAGAGTATTCAATGACTCTAAAGTGACCGCGCACCACGCGATCATTCCCACCCCGGCAAGAACAGACATCAGTGCCATGTCTGAGATCGAGTTAAATCTCTACGACGCCATACGTCGTTTCTACATCGCGCAGTTCTACAGCGAGTTCGAGTTCACCAAAACCTCCATCGAGGTGCAGTGTGGACGTCACCTCTTTGCTGCTTCCGGTAAGACCCCGACCAAACAAGGCTGGAAGGTTTTGTTTGCTTCTGACAGCGAAAGCAGCCCCAAGGATGAAGGAGAAGATACCGACGCGCCGGTTGAACAGGAGAAGCTCCCCAGGGTTAGTCAGGGCGAACCTGCCTTGCTCAATGGTACTGAGCTGATGAACAAAATGACGCGGCCAGCACCACACTTCACAGAAGCCACATTACTTGCCGCGATGGAGAACATTGCCCGGTTTGTGACT
It contains:
- the mobH gene encoding MobH family relaxase is translated as MLKALNKLFGGRSGVIEATPSARVLPLKDVEDEEIPRYPPFAKGLPVAPLDKILATQAELIEKVRNSLGFTVDDFNRLVLPVIQRYAAFVHLLPASESHHHRGAGGLFRHGLEVAFWATQASESVIFSIEGTPRERRDNEPRWRLASCFSGLLHDVGKPLSDVSITDKDGSITWNPYSESLHDWAHRHGIERYFIRWRDKRHKRHEQFSLLAWHRIIPAETQEFLSKSGPSIIEAMLEAISGTTVNQPVTRLMLRADQESVSRDLRQSRLDVDEFSYGVPVERYVFDAIRRLVKTGKWKVNEPGAKVWHLNQGVFIAWKQLGDLYDLISQDKIPGIPRDPDTLADILIERGFAVPNTVQEKGERAYYRYWEVLPEMLQEATGSLKILMLRLESNDLVFTNEPPSAVAAEVVGDVEDAEIEFVDPDESDDDQDEGGVSLNDDMLAAEQEAEKALAGLGFGDAMEMLKSTSTEPEDTPAQGAAETKDSPKAPSATTPSKGKQVKAKPKKDTEEQTEKPEAKEELSPQDIAKNAPPLANDNPLQALKDVGGGLGDIDFPFDAFNASTDACIADEESLKNSNEAELEQPKPDFVPEEQNSLQDDDFPMFSGSDEPPSWAIEPLPMLAVESEEASATTEMSQANIPNQQEKDSKTLLSEMLAGYGEASALLEQAIMPVLEGKKTLGEVLCLMKGQAVILYPEGARSLGAPSEVLSKLSHANAIVPDPIMPGRKVRDFSGVKAIVLAQQLSDAVVAAIKEVEASMGGYQDVFELVSPPDSDVRKSKSAPKQQSQPMQKKNQQQKSDAGSGQAAPAKDTKGKAAQKPQKEKKGDTSSVVAGHESKPIEEKQNVARLPKREAQPEAVVVTKVEREKELGHIEVREREEQEVREFEPPKAKTNPKDIKDEDFLPPGVTPEKAILILKDMIQKRSGRWLVTPVLEEDGCLVTSDKAFDMIAGENIGINKHILCGMLSRAQKRPLLKKRQGKLYLEVDET
- a CDS encoding DNA topoisomerase III, producing MDLYICEKPSQAKDLAGVMKASQRGDGFIHDGGNRVITWAFGHLLELYMPDDYDERYKSWSLETLPIAPESWRYNVRKSALKQYKIVEGLVKKASTIYISTDFDREGEAIARSLLDRFRYSGPIRRVCLTALDESSIKKALNNVKDGKETVSLYYAALARQRADWLVGMNVSRLYTVLARDVGFNHTLHVGRVITPTVALVCQRDREIAGFTPSPYWTLGVNVSVQNGQFAAQWIPPEECSDEQGRCINKAYAEQVSSQVNGANAVISKAETKPGKESAPLPFDLTSLQQYASKRWGYTAQQVLDAAQALYETHKATTYPRTDSRYLPESQKEDIPDILQALILSDQNVSGLVAGADPHRKARVFNDSKVTAHHAIIPTPARTDISAMSEIELNLYDAIRRFYIAQFYSEFEFTKTSIEVQCGRHLFAASGKTPTKQGWKVLFASDSESSPKDEGEDTDAPVEQEKLPRVSQGEPALLNGTELMNKMTRPAPHFTEATLLAAMENIARFVTEEKFKQILKDTAGLGTPATRASIIQGAVDKGYFKRQKKVLLATDKAHALIAVLPPAIKSPGMTAAWEQELEKVATGSGNMSVFMKQISTWICQMVDQLKVAAPVLTKEGGAMAKAFEGAKPPSHECFNCGGEMHRIKGKNGFFWGCQNEACKKTFPDNRGKPEKRIAAEDCPDCPDCGSPMRLRKGKAPGKKRASKFWGCTAYPDCKGTMPFKKSDLE